In a single window of the Leptospira barantonii genome:
- a CDS encoding alpha/beta fold hydrolase, translating into MSEIKTSTLKNGDREYKYLSLGKGKNLAFFFHGFPDDAGSMKELMEIFSKKDFTCIAPYMRGYSPGSNIPFSTTVSIAELAGDLKFIIESLKTKFKSENTILVGHDWGAIASYAVANLSPGSIDALVALSVPPLPTYIKNLFIYPSQIIRSWYILFFQLRAGIPESALLKNELLRRLWEDWSPGWKIPEDRFREVSENLKVPEHLTAALGYYRGLLTPGNFALWNSSRELVFQKISVPTLVLAGENDECISTSVYKGLESEFYSRVSFKVIAKAGHFLPLESPAQVGKEIFNFLKLE; encoded by the coding sequence ATGTCCGAAATCAAAACCTCAACCTTAAAAAACGGAGATAGGGAATACAAATACCTAAGTCTCGGTAAGGGGAAAAATCTCGCTTTTTTCTTTCACGGATTTCCGGACGACGCGGGTTCGATGAAGGAACTCATGGAAATTTTTTCCAAGAAGGATTTTACCTGTATCGCGCCGTATATGAGGGGATATTCTCCCGGTTCCAACATTCCTTTTTCGACGACCGTGAGCATCGCGGAACTCGCGGGTGATCTGAAGTTTATCATAGAATCCTTAAAGACAAAATTCAAATCGGAGAACACGATTTTGGTCGGTCACGATTGGGGGGCGATCGCTTCCTACGCAGTTGCGAATCTTTCGCCGGGATCGATCGACGCGTTAGTCGCTCTTTCCGTTCCTCCGCTTCCAACCTATATCAAAAATCTTTTTATTTATCCGTCGCAGATCATCAGAAGTTGGTACATTCTATTCTTTCAGTTGAGAGCGGGAATTCCGGAATCGGCTCTTCTCAAAAACGAACTTCTACGCAGACTCTGGGAGGATTGGAGCCCCGGTTGGAAAATTCCGGAAGATCGTTTCCGAGAAGTTTCCGAAAATCTGAAAGTTCCCGAACATCTGACCGCCGCGCTCGGATATTACAGAGGTTTGTTGACCCCGGGAAATTTCGCTCTTTGGAATTCGAGCAGAGAACTTGTGTTCCAGAAAATTTCCGTTCCCACCTTGGTTCTGGCCGGGGAAAACGACGAATGTATTTCCACTTCGGTTTATAAGGGATTGGAATCCGAGTTTTATTCCAGGGTTTCGTTTAAGGTGATCGCGAAGGCCGGGCATTTTTTGCCCTTGGAATCGCCCGCTCAGGTCGGGAAAGAAATATTCAATTTTTTAAAATTAGAATAA